A region from the Xiphias gladius isolate SHS-SW01 ecotype Sanya breed wild chromosome 20, ASM1685928v1, whole genome shotgun sequence genome encodes:
- the pla2g3 gene encoding group 3 secretory phospholipase A2 isoform X2, with the protein MTHIAPLVTVIFTSSLLRWTAADASVLCAWTKVLPNEDVHYSFLLQSSPSPRLYHSAWSGERTLLRCAWSDDASVIRDYFSLCQERARGFSDRPDESFDLGSMFGAEERCVSLASPGVAELGGRTGKRLVRSVGGLPAADSSQGQDERSDVRTHQRVKRGFIVPGTLWCGSGNKAPSYADLGVFEDTDSCCREHDQCKHTILSFQSEFGVFNSNIFTMSHCECDNKFRSCLMEANDSISDVVGYTFFNLLKMHCFEFSHRLQCTQRNWFGMCKETKMALYAEVHPPIVYESTNPTEACINSTSSIINTTRPGEHPESSTSDPQAFSITAAASTVPTPSTSSPSASVPPVASVTTSTVTNTSERPTGSVPERRYDLESTSPFKNQTVTEPNADITEMQPSCDIYKDLDVCREKIPPQQRRYGLHNLEPRTLYHCNCTAGLYQTLVKQRQLTEVQALLLGHVSKSCLLTQDCTAGKTCTAALVEADIPQLDQRSGAEVGEQRHLQTF; encoded by the exons ATGACGCACATCGCTCCTCTTGTCACCGtcattttcacatcatcacTCCTGAGATGGACGGCTGCGGACGCCTCGGTCCTCTGTGCCTGGACCAAAGTTTTGCCCAACGAAGACGTGCACTACAGTTTTCTGCTGCAGAGCTCTCCATCTCCGCGGCTCTACCACAGCGCCTGGTCCGGGGAGCGCACGCTGCTCCGCTGCGCCTGGAGCGACGACGCATCAGTGATCCGGGACTATTTCTCCCTGTGCCAGGAGCGCGCGCGGGGGTTTTCCGATCGTCCGGATGAAAGTTTCGACCTGGGCTCTATGTTTGGGGCCGAGGAGCGGTGCGTCTCTCTGGCCTCTCCAGGGGTGGCCGAGCTCGGGGGGCGCACAGGGAAAAGGCTGGTGAGGAGCGTCGGTGGTCTCCCGGCGGCTGACAGTAGTCAAGGTCAAGATGAAAGGTCAGACGTCAGGACTCATCAGCGTGTAAAGCGCGGCTTCATTGTACCCGGCACTCTCTGGTGCGGCTCTGGCAACAAGGCGCCATCCTATGCAGATTTGG GGGTTTTTGAAGACACGGACAGCTGCTGCAGGGAACACGACCAGTGCAAACACACCATCCTGTCCTTTCAGTCAGAGTTTGGTGtcttcaacagcaacatctttACCATGTCTCACTGTGAATGTGACAACAA GTTTCGCAGTTGTCTCATGGAGGCGAATGACAGCATATCCGATGTAGTGGGATACACCTTCTTCAACCTGCTGAAGATGCACTGCTTTGAGTTCTCCCACCGACTCCAGTGTACACAGAGAAACTGGTTTGGGAT GTGTAAAGAGACTAAAATGGCTCTGTATGCTGAGGTCCATCCGCCCATAGTGTACGAGTCTACCAACCCAACAGAGGCCTGCATTAACAGTACCAGCTCCATCATCAATACAACCAGACCTGGAGAACACCCGGAGAGCAGCACGTCAGACCCACAGGCCTTCTccatcactgctgctgcatcCACAGTCCCTACACCTTCAACGAGTTCACCCTCAGCCTCCGTCCCGCCTGTTGCCAGTGTCACCACCTCCACAGTCACAAATACATCGGAGAGACCTACAGGATCAGTACCTGAGAGACGATATGATCTGGAGAGCACTTCACCCTtcaaaaaccaaactgtgactgaGCCGAACGCTGATATCACAG AGATGCAGCCGTCTTGTGATATCTATAAGGATCTGGATGTGTGCAGGGAAAAGATCCCTCCCCAGCAGAGGAGATACGGCCTCCACAACCTAGAGCCCAGGACGCTGTACCACTGCAACTGTACCGCCGG ATTATATCAGACTTTGGTTAAACAGAGACAACTGACCGAAGTACAGGCTCTTCTGCTGGGACACGTGTCTAAATCTTGCCTACTGACGCAGGACTGCACAGCAGGAAAAAC CTGTACCGCAGCTCTGGTGGAGGCAGATATTCCCCAGCTGGACCAGAGGAGCGGTGCAGAGGTGGGGGAGCAGCGCCATCTACAG actttttag
- the pla2g3 gene encoding group 3 secretory phospholipase A2 isoform X1, giving the protein MTHIAPLVTVIFTSSLLRWTAADASVLCAWTKVLPNEDVHYSFLLQSSPSPRLYHSAWSGERTLLRCAWSDDASVIRDYFSLCQERARGFSDRPDESFDLGSMFGAEERCVSLASPGVAELGGRTGKRLVRSVGGLPAADSSQGQDERSDVRTHQRVKRGFIVPGTLWCGSGNKAPSYADLGVFEDTDSCCREHDQCKHTILSFQSEFGVFNSNIFTMSHCECDNKFRSCLMEANDSISDVVGYTFFNLLKMHCFEFSHRLQCTQRNWFGMCKETKMALYAEVHPPIVYESTNPTEACINSTSSIINTTRPGEHPESSTSDPQAFSITAAASTVPTPSTSSPSASVPPVASVTTSTVTNTSERPTGSVPERRYDLESTSPFKNQTVTEPNADITEMQPSCDIYKDLDVCREKIPPQQRRYGLHNLEPRTLYHCNCTAGLYQTLVKQRQLTEVQALLLGHVSKSCLLTQDCTAGKTCTAALVEADIPQLDQRSGAEVGEQRHLQVVKLKVRRPNIRSAKRKDRAVRLHRLCLRLTRPKQMNTTRKQNAQRPVRQRHLV; this is encoded by the exons ATGACGCACATCGCTCCTCTTGTCACCGtcattttcacatcatcacTCCTGAGATGGACGGCTGCGGACGCCTCGGTCCTCTGTGCCTGGACCAAAGTTTTGCCCAACGAAGACGTGCACTACAGTTTTCTGCTGCAGAGCTCTCCATCTCCGCGGCTCTACCACAGCGCCTGGTCCGGGGAGCGCACGCTGCTCCGCTGCGCCTGGAGCGACGACGCATCAGTGATCCGGGACTATTTCTCCCTGTGCCAGGAGCGCGCGCGGGGGTTTTCCGATCGTCCGGATGAAAGTTTCGACCTGGGCTCTATGTTTGGGGCCGAGGAGCGGTGCGTCTCTCTGGCCTCTCCAGGGGTGGCCGAGCTCGGGGGGCGCACAGGGAAAAGGCTGGTGAGGAGCGTCGGTGGTCTCCCGGCGGCTGACAGTAGTCAAGGTCAAGATGAAAGGTCAGACGTCAGGACTCATCAGCGTGTAAAGCGCGGCTTCATTGTACCCGGCACTCTCTGGTGCGGCTCTGGCAACAAGGCGCCATCCTATGCAGATTTGG GGGTTTTTGAAGACACGGACAGCTGCTGCAGGGAACACGACCAGTGCAAACACACCATCCTGTCCTTTCAGTCAGAGTTTGGTGtcttcaacagcaacatctttACCATGTCTCACTGTGAATGTGACAACAA GTTTCGCAGTTGTCTCATGGAGGCGAATGACAGCATATCCGATGTAGTGGGATACACCTTCTTCAACCTGCTGAAGATGCACTGCTTTGAGTTCTCCCACCGACTCCAGTGTACACAGAGAAACTGGTTTGGGAT GTGTAAAGAGACTAAAATGGCTCTGTATGCTGAGGTCCATCCGCCCATAGTGTACGAGTCTACCAACCCAACAGAGGCCTGCATTAACAGTACCAGCTCCATCATCAATACAACCAGACCTGGAGAACACCCGGAGAGCAGCACGTCAGACCCACAGGCCTTCTccatcactgctgctgcatcCACAGTCCCTACACCTTCAACGAGTTCACCCTCAGCCTCCGTCCCGCCTGTTGCCAGTGTCACCACCTCCACAGTCACAAATACATCGGAGAGACCTACAGGATCAGTACCTGAGAGACGATATGATCTGGAGAGCACTTCACCCTtcaaaaaccaaactgtgactgaGCCGAACGCTGATATCACAG AGATGCAGCCGTCTTGTGATATCTATAAGGATCTGGATGTGTGCAGGGAAAAGATCCCTCCCCAGCAGAGGAGATACGGCCTCCACAACCTAGAGCCCAGGACGCTGTACCACTGCAACTGTACCGCCGG ATTATATCAGACTTTGGTTAAACAGAGACAACTGACCGAAGTACAGGCTCTTCTGCTGGGACACGTGTCTAAATCTTGCCTACTGACGCAGGACTGCACAGCAGGAAAAAC CTGTACCGCAGCTCTGGTGGAGGCAGATATTCCCCAGCTGGACCAGAGGAGCGGTGCAGAGGTGGGGGAGCAGCGCCATCTACAGGTAGTAAAACTGAAGGTCAGGAGGCCAAACATCAGGAGCGCTAAAAGAAAAGACCGAGCTGTGAGGCTTCACAGACTGTGTCTCAGGCTGACTCGGCCCAAACAGATGAACAccaccagaaaacaaaatgctcaACGGCCAGTAAGACAAAGACATCTTGTCTGA